The Thalassolituus oleivorans MIL-1 genome includes the window CTCATCGAGTGTTAAAAGGCATGCAACAACCAATGGATTTATTGCCGGTGCCGGTGAAATTCAATTGGCCTTTTATTGAATCTAAACACGATGATCAAAGCGAGCCTGTGGCTCTGCAAGCGCTTAATGCACAATGGCGATTCTTTGCAGATCAAGGCGTTTCCTATGTCTTAACTTTCGGTGATGATAGTCGTCTGTGGTTGGCTCGTATTGGTGTGCAATCGCATTATCATCATCCGCAATTTATCGATATGCTCAGTAACGCAAGTGACAAACGTCAATTGTGGCAGGCGTTACGCACAATTCCTGCTCACTAAGAGGCTGTTAAATGTCGGTGCGCGAAGCAACAATAGATGATCTAGTGGCGCTTATGTTGATAGAACGACGTGCGCACGAACATTCTTGGGCAGAAAGCATTATGTTGCGGTATTTAAATAAGCCTCAGACCGTTTGGGTTTTGGAGTTTGATAATAGCGTTCGTGCTTATGCTGTTGTTACCGTTATTGCTGGCGAAGCGGAGTTATTAATGATTGCGGTAGATCCCGACTATCAAGGCAATGGGCATGGAAGAGCATTAATGGAGTTTTT containing:
- the rimI gene encoding ribosomal protein S18-alanine N-acetyltransferase → MSVREATIDDLVALMLIERRAHEHSWAESIMLRYLNKPQTVWVLEFDNSVRAYAVVTVIAGEAELLMIAVDPDYQGNGHGRALMEFLITHIKTRAAERFFLEVRESNMPAIALYESLEFCQSGCRNNYYPTATGREDALMYCLELID